The genomic DNA AGTGGTTTCTTAGCCATCATTATGAAACATATCGTTAACTTGAAATACTTCTTTGATATTCGTTCTGGTTACTACATGTTCCAATACATTATGCACGAAATCTTCCATATTAAAGATGATCGTTCTGTTGCTCGCGGACATACGTCTCGTTACGGCAATGTCTTGTGGAGTGTTCCGCTACGTGTCTTCTATGGTATGGTTTGGTTAGTCGAATCAATGAAGAAAATTGTCGGCAACGGCGATTACTTGAAACCAAGCACTTGGTTTGGTGATGGTTCTTGGTTCACAGATAAAGTCGTTTTCCCATTCCCTTGGTTACAAGAACAAGTAACAACAGGTGCTTCTCAAGCAACTGAAACAGCAACAACTGCTGCAAGTGGTGCGGCGGATGCGGCGGCAAGCGGTGGTGCCGATGCGGCAACACAAGCAGCGCACTTTGGTTTAAGCTACGCTTACGGCGAAACACCAATGCAAGTGTTTGATCACATGCCTAAATGGTTCGAAAGCGTAATGAAATTTATGATGCCAAACCAAGAAGTTGCTTTGTTCATGCAAAAATTCATGACAATCGTTGAAGTATGTATTGCTTTAGCATTGATTGCTGGTTTATTCACTTGGTTATCAAGTGCTGCTACAATTGGTTTAACAATTGCCTTCTGTTTATCTGGCATGTTCTATTGGGTAAATATCTGGTTTATCTTTGTCGCTTTTGCTTTGATGAACGGTTCAGGCCGTGCTGTCGGTTTAGACCGCTGGGTAATTCCATGGATTCAACGCAAACTTGGTAAAGCGTGGTATGGTACCCCGAAAGCTAGATACGGCGGTAAGTAAGCAATCGATAATCGATTGACAACTACGAGCAAAAGCTGAGACACATGTCTCCAGCTGACTATCATAGGATTTAGTATGTGGGACAGCAGTCAAGCATGACTTTTGTCCCACATATTTTCTTTTATATAATATGGTGGCTCAACTGAGGTCGGGACAGAATCGTTTAGCTCCGAGAACCAAGTAGGTACTGTTCAACATCTATTTGCTTTGCAAATAGTGTTTCTCAGCAATAAGAAGAAATTTCCGAAAATTGTCATAAAATACAACGAGGAACGAGTTGATGTTGCATGATACCTACCCGGTGCTCTTTAATTTTTGGAGACCAAGTAGGTATTGTTCATCATCGAATCACTACGTTCTTCGTGATTCTCAACAATTTCGGCTTATTTCCGAAGGACCTTCAACTCTTAGAGCTTTAGCTCTTAGAAGTTGTTGAGGTCGGAGCAACGCGTAGTGTTGGTTCTGTTCCCGCCGTTTATCAGTTTTTGAGCTTGGAACAAAAATTCAAAATAATTTTTGTTCCAAGCTCGTTCACTGTGTTATGATAGACAAGAAAAAAACACCAAAGGAGAGAGAAGAAAATGACGATCAAAGAATTCATTAAGAAAAGTCGCTTGAAAACATGGGACGTTATTATTATTGCTATTTTAGTTCTTGGTTCTTTTCTGCCCCTTGTTGTTTTTGCCATGCAAAACCGTGGTCAAGAAGCGGCTACGTATCAAGCAGTCTTGAAAGTAGACAACAAAGTAATCAAAGTCTTTGACTTAAAAAAGGACGGCCCGCATTATACATATAAATACGAAGCAAAAGACGGTGATTACAACCTGATTGAAGTAGATGGTGATCGTATCCGCGTGAAGGAAGCCAACTGTGCTGACTTAGTGGATGTTCGACGAGGCTGGATTTCCAAACCTGGTGAAACCCCGATTGCCTGTCTACCCCACAATTTGTTTATCACCGTGGAAGCTTCTGATGGGAGTGAAGACGGTAGCTTAATTTATTAAGCACGACAACTATGAGCAAATTACACAAGAATATTTATATTGCTATGCTCGTTGCCCAAGGGGTCATTATTGGTTTAATCGAAAATATGATTCCTTACCCTTTCGCATTTGCTCCTGGGGCAAAGCTCGGTCTAGCAAATTTAATTACCATTATTGCGATTTTCACCATGCGTAAGCGTGATAGTTTTTTCCTGGTCTGTTTACGTTTGATTTTAACGACATTACTGGGCGGCACACTTTCGACCTTTTTCTATAGTGCCAGTGGTGCCTTATTAAGTTATTTCGGCATGTTGCTTGTCAAGCAGCTGGGGCCAAAACGGGTCAGCATTATTGGGATTAGTGCCGTTGGTGGTTTCTTACACAACGTTGGTCAGTTGCTAACGACCTCTTTCTTTGCTCATTCGTGGGCGCCGATGCTGTACTTACCATTTTTATCTCTGTTTGGGTTACTCTCAGGGATTGCCATTGGGATTGCCGCTAATTATTTACTACAACATGTCCAGACGT from Enterococcus faecalis includes the following:
- a CDS encoding NusG domain II-containing protein, which translates into the protein MTIKEFIKKSRLKTWDVIIIAILVLGSFLPLVVFAMQNRGQEAATYQAVLKVDNKVIKVFDLKKDGPHYTYKYEAKDGDYNLIEVDGDRIRVKEANCADLVDVRRGWISKPGETPIACLPHNLFITVEASDGSEDGSLIY
- a CDS encoding Gx transporter family protein, which translates into the protein MSKLHKNIYIAMLVAQGVIIGLIENMIPYPFAFAPGAKLGLANLITIIAIFTMRKRDSFFLVCLRLILTTLLGGTLSTFFYSASGALLSYFGMLLVKQLGPKRVSIIGISAVGGFLHNVGQLLTTSFFAHSWAPMLYLPFLSLFGLLSGIAIGIAANYLLQHVQTLRKFQLNYEQTTKHKWSQFF